The Candidatus Poribacteria bacterium sequence ATCAGGCCCAACGGAGATAATCGGGATCGGGACATTGAGATAATCTTCGACGTACGCCACATAATCTTTGGTGCGTTGCGGAATGTCTGTCGCTGTGCGCGCTTCCGTTAACGGATGTTCCCATCCGGGCAGCGTTTCGTAGATCGGTTCGCATTCCTCCAAAACTCGCAGGCTACTGGGAAAATTGGTTGTCTCTTCTCCTTTGTAGCGATAGGCGACACACACCTGCAAATCGGCGAGGGTATCAAACACATCCAGTTTTGTCATCGCGAGAGCGGTTAATCCGTTAATTTGGACTGCATATCGGAGGGCAACCAGATCAAGCCAACCGCACCTTCTCGGACGGCGTGTCGTGGCACCATACTCTTTGCCGATTTCACGAATTTCTTCATCCAAGTCAGGGGGCATCTCTGTTGGAAATGGACCGCCCCCAACGCGTGTAACGTATGCTTTGGAAACGCCCAGCACCTCTTCAATTGCCTTGGGACCGATGCCGAGTCCCGTACAGACAGCACCGGCGGTGCAGTTAGAGGAGGTAACATAAGGATATGTCCCGAAATCTATATCAAGCATAGTTCCTTGCGCGCCTTCAAAGAGAATCCGTTTCTCAGCGGCGAGAGCATCGTGCATGAAAGCAACAGTGTCCGTCACATAAGGAGCGAGACGTTGTGCGTAACCGTGATAGGTTTCGAGGAGGACATGCCGTTCCGGTCCGCCGATCTGAAGTGCGTCCGTTTTGGTTTCAAGGTTGTAATCCAGTTTCTTTTGGAAGTAGTCAAACTCAAGCAGGTCTCCGACCCGAATGCCGGCGTGTCGATTCATC is a genomic window containing:
- a CDS encoding adenylosuccinate synthase gives rise to the protein MSNIVILGAQWGDESKGKLTDVFAGDADVVARYQGGDNAGHTIVLGEKTFILHLIPSGILRPNTVNVIGNGVVINLETLFGEIDRLLAQGIEVSSANLKISDRAHLIMPYHKAVEQWEQMGSATKIGTTSRGIGPTYSDKMNRHAGIRVGDLLEFDYFQKKLDYNLETKTDALQIGGPERHVLLETYHGYAQRLAPYVTDTVAFMHDALAAEKRILFEGAQGTMLDIDFGTYPYVTSSNCTAGAVCTGLGIGPKAIEEVLGVSKAYVTRVGGGPFPTEMPPDLDEEIREIGKEYGATTRRPRRCGWLDLVALRYAVQINGLTALAMTKLDVFDTLADLQVCVAYRYKGEETTNFPSSLRVLEECEPIYETLPGWEHPLTEARTATDIPQRTKDYVAYVEDYLNVPIPIISVGPDRNQIVQLGQPLW